Genomic window (Drosophila sulfurigaster albostrigata strain 15112-1811.04 chromosome 2R, ASM2355843v2, whole genome shotgun sequence):
CACCATAAATATGTCAAAATAATGTTGAGCCGATGGCTTAAGTGTGCGCCACACATAAATATCGACGGAATATGCATGTTCCACGTCTCATGGGATATACAAATATGCTACACATACTCTCGTGCATAAGGGTATTTATTGCTTGCTTAATTTCGAAAATTCTTTGGTTTTATATACTCAGCTTATAAAAAACGCATTAGCtcattatttctatattttttttacccAAGGTTTCTCATTTGCTTTTATGTGTTTTCTGCGTTTTCGTGGGGCATTTGAGATTTTAAAGATGAACTGTGCTACGCTATGCTCCATTGACCAATGCTATTCGAGTGTGAAACACAGCACCTCGCAGCATAAACATTATCCTTTAGGGATACACACAAAAAGACTTACAACTAATAAATCACATCATTAGCATGTAGCACTTGTGTTGCCTGACACTTTCCACGGCCCATTGATGATTTATGCCACAGATTTGTTTGTTGACACGCACTTTCAAGTTTGCCTTGCTTCGAGTTTTAACCCTGACTTGACTAGTCACAATTTACATACGGGCACTGGGTATTTTATTGGTAGTTGTTTTGAGGTCATTTACCGTTATTAGCATTTGTACtcaatgcattttgtttataagcCATGTACAACGGTAAGCAACTCCTTATCGGACCCAACAAAGCATAACGTTCGCTGTTCTGGGTGTCAACTGTGAGAACTTCAAGTCTGGCATGTGGGTTAGGCTTTGTGGTCTATGGGGCAATTGGCGTacttaaataacaaaactatATCTGtttcaaaacaaacattttataagcttgtaaatgtgaaaatatatcaaataaattaataatcatCTTAATAATACTCTTTATTAGatttcgaaataaaatatGGATTAAATTTGTAGCAAAGCGAATTCATAAGTAACTTGCCTGTTAATTTCTATAACAAGACTTATAAGGCATGCATCGAACGCGTGTTAACAAATATGTGACGTCTGTGCAAGTTTAAGGTTAAAGTTCCGTATAAATCACAGACACATGCAACCTACGAGCCcaatattgaaaatggaatCACATACTTATgcgtacatatataaaattattccatttgtattttaaataaattgaaaatttcttaATGAGGCAGAACATTTGAACAACCAAAAATGAAGAattgtgtacatacatatgtatacatatagaGGAATATACTAAGCATCTTATAATAAGGTTAAACACACATACTCgtgcataaaaaatacatatagtacttatttatgaaatgtaatatataaacaagtatgtgtgtatgtagtagaactgctatttcaaagtgtaaacaaaaatCGTACGTCGGCTCCTCTGGCATGTGTCCGGCCCCGTCACAAGACTCAAAACTAAGTAGTCACAGGCCCCGAGACGATGTGACGGGATGAGACTCGATGCCCGGCTGTTAACTTTGCGCTTTGCGATCTGTTTGCGTTATCAGTATCGaagcattttgaataattttattttgttgtacttttgattttttaataacatataattttcaaattgccaCAAAGGTTAAATGAAATCAGAGGAACGTCGTGTTCAATGAGCCGACCCACTTGACGTGTtgccacattttattttgtccTTAATTTTGGaatcataaaaatgttgtcGAAATGTCCAAACAGATCGTTCAAATAACGATAAAAATGCCATTAAAACACTATGTATCCATAGGGCTACCCAAAATCTTTTTACGACCGTGCTTGGTTCAAGTATAACTGTATTTTAATCAGCTATTAGAATGAGTCTCAAGTACATAGACCCACTGTCGTCATCCAACAAAgatttttatgactttttcTCATCTTTTTGGCGCGCCGTCTCGAGAATTAGCGAAAGATTCGGCGATCTCGCGATCCAGCACAAGTGAAAGAAAGACTTCCTTTAAAATGAAGTGTGTGGTCTTTCTGCTTTCATTTTCTCACGGCGCCTTGAGCTCTGGATCTAGCTCCCAAGCAAATCCTTGCCGTGACTTGTGTAATTCTACACGCTTCTCTTACAAGTACGCatgttgtttaaaattttgaaaaatttaattttcgtttcTCGACCTTGTTccacatattaaaattttacgCATAATTAGAAAGAGTTGCGTTTAGAATCCCCCCAGCTTCTATATTATTGTGTATACAAAGTATAGTTTActtgtaaaaatatatgaatatttaacaaaagttcgtcaaaaaattaacataacaaataacaacttagagaaaatagaattattacaattattgtttGCTCTCAGGCAAACTTACATATTTATAGTAATATCACTTGGGTGATCAAAAGGAAGATTTGTTGCATCTTATAGACTAATTCTATTGTGCAGTGACTGCCTAATATAGGTttagtttgtttaaaaatttatcGTGATTTAGAACGTTTTCGTTAAAGTGaattcttcaaatattttgtgattGCTTTTAGATGTTCAGAgtcattaataatatatgcacatattcTGTGGAATTCAATTTCTTTATCTGTTGGCGGTCTCAAACGGTTGCTGCTACATTAgcttaaattgttgttaaattttaaattctagaCTTACAGAATGCACATTTTTACATAcaattatttgtatgtatatgtacatttgtaaGAATGTGTGTGCCTGCACACTCGTAACAgccaaccacaacaacgacattaaccacaacaataacaatacacCCAAGCAgtgaaacaacaataacaacgaagAATGCCTAAACAGGCCCGGCTCGGTCTGCCTCCCTCTGTACGTTGTATTGAGTTTGAGAGGCGTTGCTTAAAACTGACGCGCTGCTGGAGCGAGAGCGAATGAGAGAGCAAGTGACAGATTGTCCAAGCAAGTCGTATGTGCGATAAGGTCCGTTGCCTGCTAGCAAGCACAACAAGCACTGTTGTTGCAGCCAAGCCAACAGTAATGAAGGAAGAGAGCGCACGCAGAGAGTGATATttaaagagaacaaaaaacagaaagcaatGAGCGGTCAGGCAAGCAACCCATCAATGTGAGCGCCAAGTTtagctgttattgttgttacttctgcgactgcgactgggggtgctgttgctgctgctgagcgcAGGCGTTAGAAGCTGTACAGCAAACGAAACAATCataatgattatgattatggtAACGACATGTGCATGATACAAtaatacaaggtagtctcgtcggaaaaaaGTTGGTACCCTGTCTATGTTAgcaatgagtgcgagtgaaagaggCACAGCGTGGTAGTGTGAACGAGACGACAATGAAACGCGCATTAACCCTTAGacgatgatattaatatttacatattttgaagctaatattaatgtctccttgacatgttttttaaatgtaaattgtttatgaacaatattaataatatatatgagaattctctaattctctaaatatttaaattctatcCGTGTCTACGGCATACATGGCAAAAAGTCATTTTGCATAAGGGTTAATTGCGCTAAAAATTTCGTCCGCAGACAACCTCTTGCGTCGAAATACGAATGCGCACTGACGATAGCttttttccgacgagactaccttgtataattgtatcatggacATGTGGAGCAGAGCAAATGCATATTCAAAGTACAAAGCACAAAATGTAATTGTATGAATGGAATAAGCAAGAAGAGTTCCAAAAGAGAGAACGAAAGAGTACGCCAGAGAGTGTGTGGGATGTTGAGATTTGCTTTTGTGCTTAATCCATACACATAGATGAATGTGTGTAAGGCTTGTgagtacacatacatacttaattatttctatagtttcgttttaaaaatactttttttatgatttatgttCGTTTTGAAATTAAGCGTGTGCTTCATGTagtagacaacaacaactacaacaacagcagcaaataaagTGAACTAAGGCAGCGACGCCGAAGCcgacgttgtcgtcgttcttggtgttgttgccgccatgatacaattatagaagATAGTCTCGTCGGCAAAAGCATTCGTCAGTGCGTGTTCGTTTTTTCGACGTTGACGTTCGACGAAGTTGCAAATTCGTGTATTGATATATCGATTAGttgtgtttattaaatatttataaatttatttcaaaatttgtaaacatcAAAATAGTCAAAAGAAATTTAGTCAAATGGATCGCAGGAATTGGTTGGTCATTGCCACTGCTCTATGCTGTTTGATAACTGTAGCTGAATCAATTTGCTGTCAAGAAGCCATGGTTATCAAGTATAATGTCACTGGAAACCCCTGTGAAGTAGTTGGAGGCGAGAATTCGCGTCATGGCTGTATTATTAGGATTTGCGCTAATGGAATAGCAATGAAAAGAACCGATAACTACTGCGGAAAAGGACCATGCAACCGAAATGGCTGTGATTGCGAAGGAGGATGTCATGTTGGAGAATGGGAAACCACTTTCCTTAAAAGACATGAGCATTACAACATTATAATCATCGAAATGGATTATCAACCATTGTTCTATGGTTTTGCACAATGGAACTTTATGACACAGATGTTTAAGTAATTTTCATAACCTAAACTATCATCACAAATAcctaatattttttatataagtCTTGCTTTTAAAAGATAATTCCTAATAAATGGATAATACTGAAATTATTTGTAGTTAAGTAAAATCACTTCATCAAcagaaataaacaattgcaaccaattttgaaattatttttgtgtattatttgTGCGACCCACTTGACGTGTTGCCACATTATATTTTGTCTTTAgttttgaaatcaaaaaaaggTTGTCGAAATGTTTATACAGATCGTTGGTGCCACCTATTCAAATAACGATAaaaatgccattaaaatattatgtatcCATAGGGCTACCCAAAATCTTTTTACGACCGTGCTTGGTTCTAGTATTGTAATCAACTATTCAAATGTCTCTCAAGTACTTAGACCCAATATCGTCATCCAACAAAGATTTTTATGACTTTTCTTTATCTTTTTGGCGCGTCGTCTCGGGAATTGGCGAAAGATCCAGTGATCTGGCGATCCAGCACAAGTGAAAGAAAGACTCtctttaaaatgaaaagtgcGGCCTTTCTGCTTTCATTTTCTCACGGCGCCTTGAGCTCTGGATCTTGCTCCCAAGCAGATCCTTGCCGTGACTTGTGTAATTCTACACGCGTCTCGTATGATATTTTATGTTCCTCTCTTACAAGTACGCatgttgtttaaaattttgaaaaatttaattttctgttCTCGACCTTGTTCCACATATTACAATTTTACGCGTAATTAGAAAGAGTTGCCTTTAGCATCCGCCCagcttatattttattatccaCAACAAAACTAATGACTGAATCGTTATTGGGGTAACTGAGGAGGTACCTAGTAATTGTAGCAACTACATTAATTTCAGCTATTGAAACTTCTCTAGAAAGTTTCCAAAAACTTTTTACAAAGAATACTTcacttataaaaatatatgaacatTCAAAAAaggtaggaccggctgcccTACTAAGGGCAAAGTATAGACCAGTGGAGATCCGTAGCTGCACCGGTGAAGCGTATCTTCGTCTCAGAAGTCGCACAGTATGGATGAATTTTTaacaaaagccagcagcatcctggATGGTAGGCGTAAAACGTcacgaagatcgttgtggcacgtcGAATCGAGATATTTTATCtggagtcgggataacgctgggcatctacagagaagatgctgATCCAATGAATTGCTtgtgatgtgcaaatcaagtagcttcTTCAAAGTTTTGGGACCACATGGCTGCATTTGCTCGCCTTAGGCAGGAAAATGGCTTTAgaggtcctccaaagagtggggatatgacACTATGGAAGGCACGCCGTGTAAATCTCCGATAACCATGAATAATCGTAGATTTGCTGGCTTGCACCATCGCTGGTGAAAGTCTATCGAGACCGGGCGATCTTACCTTtgcaaaggagtcgatagcgcaaattattttgttggtagtgattagaccggcagggggtCTAATcactgggagactaggaaagagctgccagtcaTTATGAGCTGAGAGCAGTGCCTCAAGAGTTTCAGCGCTGCTCTCCGACCACACTCCATCGCCGTTTTGACCAGAGTGGGACTAtaagcctgcttggacagcagcttccttAGTGTGGAGGTATCTTTAATGTTGTCCAGGTCTGAGCAAAAGGCTCTCCATGAGGACGTATTAgatgatcggatcatcttcTTGTAGGACTTCAGAAGAGACTTgtactcgtcccagacataGACTTTCTTTctagcaagttgaaacatgctagtaagctcgCCATGAAGAGATGAGAGATATGGATTCCACCATTAACAAAAGTTCGTCACCAAATAGAATTATTAGATCTATGGTTTGCTTTCAGgcaaatttacatatttatactaATATCACTTGGGGaagataaataatatatgtacatattctGTGGAATTCAATTTCTTTATCTGTTGGCGGTCTCAAACGGTTGCTGCTACATTAgcttaaattgttgttaaattttaaatgctagACTTACAGAATGCACATTTCTACATAcaattatttgtatgtatgtactatatgtacatttgtaagaatgtgtgtgcatgcaCGCTCGTAACAgccaaccacaacaacgacattaaacacaacaataacaatacgTTGTATTGAGTTTGAGAGGCGTTGCTTAAAACTGACGCGCTGCTGGAGCGAGAGCGAATGAGAGAGCAAGTGACAGATTGTCCAAGCAAGTCATATGTGCGATAAGGTCCGTTGCCTGCTGGCAAGCACAACAGGCACTGTTGTTGCAGCCAAGCCAACAGTAATGAAGGAAGAGAGCGCACGCAGAGAGTGATATTCAAAGagaacagaaacagaaagcAATGAGCGGTCAGGCAAGCAACCCATCAATGTGAGCGCCAAGTCtagctgttattgttgttacttctgcgactgcgactggggggtgctgttgctgctgctgagcggAGGCGTTAGAAGCTGTACAGCAAACGAAACAATCataatgattatgattatggtAACGACATGTGGAGCAGAGCAAATGCATATTCAAAGTACAAagcacaaaatttaattgtatgAATGGAATAAGCAAGAAGAGTTCcaaaagagagaaagcgaaAGAGTACGCCAGAGAGTGTGTGGGATGTTGAGATTTGCTTTTGTGCTTAATCCATACACATAGATGAATGTGTGTAAGGCTTGtgagcacacatacatacttaatTATTTCTATAGTTGCGttttaaaaacactttttttttatgatttttgttcGTTTCGAAATTAAGCGTGTGCTTCAGCTCAGTTTGTATAAAAAACGCGCCGGACTCGGACACGTACGTTGTTCACCGCGGATTATTTAGAACAAACGCCTAGGCGAGCAAGGGAGCTTGCCTAAGAAAGTAAAGCTGAACTTAGAAATCGGCAAGTTCAGCTCAGTTGTTTGTGCACTCACTAGTAGTGAGTGGCAAAGTCATGACTAAGGTTAGCAAGAGCAAGGAAAAGGATAAGAGTGCCGTGGTTTCGCGGGGGTCTGGCGATTTATTGACGAACGCCGCAAAtatgaaaagcaaatattCTAAATCGCTTTCTAATACCAAAAAGCCGACTGTGCCGAAGGGTATGGCGATGAGCGACAAGGCGAAAGGatcaacaaatgcaaaagccACCGTTGTATTCGCATTCGGTCAAGCGCAACAGGCAGTTGCCGCGAAAGAGACGACAATAGAGGCGCAGGAGAACGCCGACgtcggcagcgacagcgacgcgcgtagacaacaacaactactgctacaacaacaacaacaacagcagcaaatacaGCGAGCTAAGGCAGCGACGCCGAAGCCgacgtcatcgtcgtcgtcgtcgtcgttcttgtcgtcgttgtcgccgCTTGCCACAGCGAATTTATCGTCGACACTTGAGTCGAAGGCTCAGCCATCAGTTGCCAGTGAAACAGCGAAGCAAACGGTTACCCCGACCCAAGCAACCGCACCAACTACTACAACACGAGTACccgaaacaataacaacaacgatcaGTGCGGCAGCGTCGAATGAGTTTGTTtatgagcagcaacaacatcaacagatTTTAGGCAacagttcaaataaaattgttgaagaCGAAACAGCAAATTCGAGTATCAATATTGATCAAGTCGAGTCCAAAATAGAGAACGAGTCAAAGCTAGAAACTACAGCCAAAACATTAACTACGGCAGTACCAACTAGtgataaatattacaaaatcgTTGATAAGTGTAAAAGTGAGATAAGTGACGAAAGCAccgcaacaacgacagcaacaaatttgccGGTTGTagtgataaataataatcagcAAAGTGACGCGAGTGAAAGTGttgacaacaaaatcaaaagtgaAGCAAATGAGCAAGaacaaacagcagcatcatcatcagcagcagcagcagcagaaacaacaacaattgctgaGCTACCGTTGCATTATCGCGGTCTAAACAACTCGGTGATAATAGCCAACTATCAGCatcagcaccagcaacaacagcaagagcaacagcaattgcaacaagttgagcagcagcagcaaatataTGAGCAGCATCAATTTCTACAACATCAAATCCTaacccagcagcagcagcaacaagaacaacaacagcaacaacaacagcacgcCGGCTGGTTGGCCTACAACAATTGTGCTTACGATTTGACCAGCAGCAgtgcggcaacagcagcagcagcagcagccaacgcTGTTGCAATCCAGaacagccagcaacaacaacagcagcaggaaaagAGCGAATTGTATGCcctgacagcaacagcaccgcACTTGCTGCACTTTCCTTACCATCCGCAtccacattcgcattcgcattcgcatctCTACGAGCAGCCGTtaagcggcagcaacagcacggATCCCATAATGCGCAACAACTTTGCGCTTTACAGCGTCTATGGCGGCGGGGGCGGTAGCGGTGGCGGTATTGGTGGCGCCCTTTCGCCCAGCACACAcgaacaacagctgcagcaacatgTGGTTGCCGTGGccacagcagcggcagccaacTCTGTGATtgcacacaccacacacagcACGCCCAACATCGATGAGGTCATTCAGGATACGCTGAAGGACGAATGCTTCGACGATAATCACACTTCCAGCTATCATATGCTGACATCCGTGTCCGATCTGCAAGTGTTGAAGGAGGCAAATGCTGCCATGTATTCGATGACACACGatcagctgctgcaacagcagcagcagcaacaaaatttgcatcACCATCAACTGCCCCAGcaccaacatcagcagcaccaacaacaactgcaacagcagtcgctgcatcatcatcatcatcacaacAATTCGGCCAGTTCGGTGGGTGGCGATTCACCGTCGCCATCGCACACATTGTCTGCCCATGCCAGCGATGTGGCAACGTTGCACAGTTTCACCCAATTGACAAGTGCCCCACCCAGCAGCGGTCTGCACAGGGACAGCTATGGCAGCCTGTCGCCGGAGCACGGCAGCTTCTTTAGCACACAGCTCAGCCCCGTGCTGCAGAGCAGGTGAGTTGACACCCCATTAACAGTTAACAGTTAAATCCCCCAGGTATCGCTGTAGCATGAGCTCATTATTAAACCCCCGCCTCGCACGTGCCTTTCGATGAAAATCGTAGCGTCGCTTCGACGATTCGCACATCCAAAAGTCATGATCAGCGATTGTTGTCGCtggtgtcgttgtcgttgtcgctgtcggtTTCTGATTCATGTTATTTTCttctgtttgtgttgtgcttttatttttgttgttctctgacttttgatttttgttacGTTTCTCTATTAGTTCGTCATACTCATGGGGCACTAATAATAACGTAAATGTCACAATTGTTGCACTTGTTGCTTTGCCTCGAGTTCGACTTCGCTCCCACACCTCGGACTTAAAAGCTCTACAACTTGGAATACATTCACTTACGACATTCTCAGGTGGTTTGCTTTCTACATACGAAATAGCAGTAAATACACTTATGCCTATATACTTTCCTATAAATGTGGTATATAAGTATGCATTCCTATGGTCAGGCTAAACAAATCTGTTCCATGTTGTGCATCTTTTACTGCGGGAGCTTCGTAACCAGTTGCCTGTTTTCCCTGACTTTGGAATGTTTTTCGACATTTGTTTTCATACAGTTggtttctttctgttttttgtcgCTTTTCGCTATGCAGAACAGTTGAATAATATGCATATACTCGTATAGTGAGGCAGGTTATAACTCGGGGTAATAAGCTAAGAGCAGTTAAGAACATTTTAATCAAAgtcgaatatttaaaattaaaaatcagtaACAGTCAGAATTTAGTAAATCTTTATCTTTGATTGCcctttttattgaatttttgtatatacatatactttaaaatagtaaaattttgtatactataaatataaatattatgtcgcacatttttgtacatttataAATCCGGAACAGTTCCATTtctgtaataaatttaaatataataaatataaataaaatgcataaaccATTAGCCGATTCTCTGCCGCTCATCGATTAGATCACTGCTGttataaatatagattttcTAACCATTTTATAAGTACATATTTCCAAGGGATTCCGATCACATATGCGATCATAATAGAGAaatcacaataaaaaatatgcagTTTGTGTATTCTTATTTATGTATGAGTATTTCCACAAATTCGTTTACAATTTCGCATACGCGATTTGCAGTcaagcagtcagtcagtcattcagtcagtcagtcattcagtgcTTCAGTTCCTCCCGAAAAAAGGCAGAGTCAAGCGAAATATCATAAACGAAGCGATCGCTCCaatttcataaacaaaaaacaaatgcagtgTGTTAATTGTGGATATTAGTGAGTTAACTTTGGGTAAACGTTCGCTGATCGCTCGCAATGCTGACTCATGAGACTGCCCCCAAGTTGCACATAGTCAACTAGACTGATtcacacatatgcacatactatacaaacatatataaatatatatatattcttgggGATGAGGTGGATTTTTGCCTAGTTGACTAACTCGACGGCCCTTAGAATGTGGCCAAGTGTAGCCAAAGACAGCAGACATCAGACAGCAGAGACTGGGAGTCATGCTGGTTAAACGGCGAGCTGCAACAC
Coding sequences:
- the LOC133838317 gene encoding box A-binding factor isoform X3, with protein sequence MTKVSKSKEKDKSAVVSRGSGDLLTNAANMKSKYSKSLSNTKKPTVPKGMAMSDKAKGSTNAKATVVFAFGQAQQAVAAKETTIEAQENADVGSDSDARRQQQLLLQQQQQQQQIQRAKAATPKPTSSSSSSSFLSSLSPLATANLSSTLESKAQPSVASETAKQTVTPTQATAPTTTTRVPETITTTISAAASNEFVYEQQQHQQILGNSSNKIVEDETANSSINIDQVESKIENESKLETTAKTLTTAVPTSDKYYKIVDKCKSEISDESTATTTATNLPVVVINNNQQSDASESVDNKIKSEANEQEQTAASSSAAAAAETTTIAELPLHYRGLNNSVIIANYQHQHQQQQQEQQQLQQVEQQQQIYEQHQFLQHQILTQQQQQQEQQQQQQQHAGWLAYNNCAYDLTSSSAATAAAAAANAVAIQNSQQQQQQQEKSELYALTATAPHLLHFPYHPHPHSHSHSHLYEQPLSGSNSTDPIMRNNFALYSVYGGGGGSGGGIGGALSPSTHEQQLQQHVVAVATAAAANSVIAHTTHSTPNIDEVIQDTLKDECFDDNHTSSYHMLTSVSDLQVLKEANAAMYSMTHDQLLQQQQQQQNLHHHQLPQHQHQQHQQQLQQQSLHHHHHHNNSASSVGGDSPSPSHTLSAHASDVATLHSFTQLTSAPPSSGLHRDSYGSLSPEHGSFFSTQLSPVLQSSSVYAGPLLASAANGMQYGMQTVASPTHMQQQHHQHQQQQQLQQHHQHHNSTSNSPGPVGLLHTSGSTATGATGHSSLLDDGYGSPKSSHSGHGGGGGGTLPAFQRIAPASGGAGYGSGVANGSGSSAERAGYASLANYRAHSDAWPGHYEPISYAPSGNSQAQLGGGGGAAVTNVIRNGRAVAAAAAAAVVDGVANAGVDPARFLAANAAHLSASASLTAMAAESGGDFYKSYPFNVAASSRSKAASTNANSAAGSGSGSGSGSSAGAGVGAIAGHGSTSATTTSSPLDDHEHVSRANSRRLSASRRAGMSCSNCQTSYTSLWRRNPGGEPVCNACGLYFKLHNVVRPLTMKKDTIQKRKRKPKGTKSEKSKKMRSSQAALMSSNANACHSVAMQMDGHGQQQMDVNDEISASSAIEQQQQQQQQQQQQQQQQRPTIIGTAATYATPDAELNYGSSSSCSSSGGDQHSDQIGGNHQQQQQQQQQHHHQQAIGCHHNNNNTDNGIEHTILTESQQQQQQQQHYQSAKSISTAGAWSDGDALV